One genomic region from Enoplosus armatus isolate fEnoArm2 chromosome 17, fEnoArm2.hap1, whole genome shotgun sequence encodes:
- the grin2ca gene encoding glutamate receptor, ionotropic, N-methyl D-aspartate 2Ca produces MGVRLGCLSDSPWWPPPLLLLLFCTVPCCSGRPFGIPMPSVNVAVVFSGSAYQTEIKGRLSRENFMDLPLEVNPITVLVNNTNPRALLTRICDTLSTNRVHGVVFEDNVGSEAVAQILDFISTQTAVPIVGISGGSAVVLPYKGEGSNFLQLGSSIEQQINGMFKVMEEYNWDSFVVITSLYPGYETYVDYIKSFTDTSYFIWDLQDVLTFDMSADGMNDIRARRLLQQIDAQVLLVYCSHEEAQYLFTMAAEAGLVGPGYIWIIPSLAVGNPDIPPPDSFPVGLISIITDRWRMSLRKRVRDGVAIVVKGVQSFRKQRGFVPEGHSDCHNPAKPSTTNDTLFRHMLNVTWEHNDFSFNSNGYLVNPAMIIITLDRERQWDKVGTYEMGILQMRYPVWPRYGSYLEPVSDYRHLTVATLEERPFVIVEAVDPVTGTCVSNTVPCRRQSNKTEAIVGHTEPYTKLCCKGFCIDILKKLSRTIKFSYDLYLVTNGKHGKLVRGIWNGMIGEVFYKRADMAIGSLTINEERSEIIDFSVPFVETGISVMVARSNGTVSPSAFLEPYSPAVWVMMFVMCLTVVAITVFVFEYCSPVGYNRSLVTAKDPGGPTFTIGKSVWLLWGIVFNNSVPIENPKGTTSKIMVLVWAFFAVIFLASYTANLAAFMIQEQYIDTVSGLSDKKFQKPQEQYPPFRFGTVPNGSTERNIRSNYPEMHSHMVKYNQKGVEDALNSLKTGKLDAFIYDAAVLNYMAGKDEGCKLVTIGSGKVFATTGYGIALQKDSRWKRPIDLALLQFLADGDTQKLQTVWLTGICRNEKKEVMSSKLDIDNMAGVFYMLLVAMGLSLLVFAWEHLLYWKLRHSVRKSERLDFLLAISRGIYSCFNGVEHTDHNGSMQSPDITTNYTQANMLKMLQTAKDMVSSARVENSLDNATKTIESWSRRGGDNVRAGLPPRVTTTDMTHGRLPYISSITDNHSPYPQRALTPTFPVHYGDTSTQPLLDKPRVVTRPTPLRYTLPNRGNQHVLERTLPISSLSSPHIAMRDPAPSGTSNPHHSSRLYVENPARHPTSPFAPYREFQVPDIYVEHKGPLRRKFSYPPDCVSRRRRSHSYVFDAADPRVRGDYDQPRSCLAELRANHLLNNHAPVAAAMACTSGHYPGSSTSCNSCMKSYLEPEMDDIPLLGKDKLNRRASFLKATWGNDRIHQVDETKPSTSTSPSTRVDMPDLFPRVVVANPKPHKLYGSLGHNLSCYPLAAEPAYLDPAHMGSYPYKQKLKYSESTRLPSYREAILQNAAALRRSSSTVVHRHYSTYLNSYTDLPVYVGPMAQGPSQFYDGSKDMCHLFPCTSHCPDNAAMLPRMSDRQVVYHNNMFGPYDGSGKREDPGPGNRERRQVLVARRVNSPYVPKPWGRVSSLESEV; encoded by the exons ATGGGCGTTCGTCTAGGCTGCTTGAGCGACTCCCCGTGGTggccgccgccgctgctgctgctgctgttctgcacTGTCCCCTGCTGTTCAGGAAGGCCGTTCGGGATTCCCATGCCCTCTGTGAACGTGGCGGTGGTGTTCAGCGGCTCGGCCTACCAGACAGAGATTAAGGGGCGGTTAAGCCGGGAAAACTTCATGGACCTGCCTCTGGAGGTGAACCCCATCACTGTGCTGGTCAACAACACCAACCCACGGGCCCTGCTCACCCGCATCTGCGACACCCTCTCCACCAACCGCGTCCATGGCGTGGTGTTCGAGGACAACGTTGGCTCGGAGGCCGTGGCACAGATCTTGGACTTCATTTCCACTCAGACAGCTGTGCCCATCGTGGGCATCAGCGGAGGCTCTGCTGTCGTCCTGCCGTACAAG ggTGAGGGCTCCAACTTCCTCCAGCTCGGCTCCTCCATTGAGCAGCAGATCAACGGCATGTTCAAGGTGATGGAGGAGTACAACTGGGACAGCTTCGTGGTCATAACCAGCCTCTACCCAGGCTACGAAACCTACGTGGATTACATTAAGTCCTTCACAGACACCAGCTACTTCATATGGGATCTGCAGGACGTGCTGACCTTCGACATGTCCGCCGACGGCATGAACGACATCCGAGCGCGaaggctgctgcagcagatcGACGCCCAGGTGCTGTTGGTCTACTGCTCCCACGAAGAGGCTCAGTACCTGTTCACCATGGCAGCCGAGGCCGGACTGGTGGGGCCGGGCTACATCTGGATTATCCCCAGCCTGGCAGTGGGGAACCCAGACATCCCCCCACCTGACAGCTTCCCTGTGGGgctcatcagcatcatcacagACCGGTGGAGGATGAGCCTGAGGAAGAGGGTGCGGGATGGGGTGGCCATCGTGGTGAAAGGAGTCCAGAGCTTTCGGAAACAGAGGGGCTTCGTTCCCGAGGGCCACAGTGACTGTCACAACCCCGCCAAGCCATCCACTACTAATGACACTCTGTTCAG gcaCATGTTGAACGTAACCTGGGAACACAATGACTTCTCCTTCAACAGTAACGGTTACCTGGTGAATCCAGCCATGATAATTATCActctggacagagagaggcagtgggACAAG GTGGGGACCTACGAGATGGGGATCCTGCAAATGAGATACCCCGTGTGGCCGCGGTACGGCTCCTACCTGGAGCCGGTGTCGGATTACAGGCATCTGACGGTGGCCACGTTGGAGGAGAGGCCCTTCGTCATTGTGGAGGCAGTGGACCCCGTGACTGGTACATGTGTCAGCAACACTGTACCCTGCCGACGACAGTCCAACAAGACGGAGGC TATTGTGGGTCACACTGAGCCGTACACAAAACTGTGCTGTAAGGGCTTCTGCATAGACATCCTGAAGAAGTTGTCCCGCACCATAAAGTTTTCCTACGACCTCTACCTGGTCACCAACGGCAAGCACGGCAAGCTGGTCCGCGGCATTTGGAACGGGATGATCGGAGAG GTGTTCTACAAACGGGCGGACATGGCCATCGGCTCGCTGACCATAAACGAAGAGCGCTCCGAGATTATTGACTTCTCTGTGCCGTTTGTGGAGACAGGGATCAGTGTGATGGTGGCCAGAAGTAACGGGACAGTCTCACCATCTGCCTTTTTAG AACCGTACAGCCCGGCGGTCTGGGTGATGATGTTCGTCATGTGTCTGACTGTTGTGGCCATCACTGTCTTCGTCTTTGAATACTGCAGTCCAGTTGGGTACAACCGCAGCCTGGTCACTGCCAAAG ATCCCGGAGGTCCCACCTTCACTATTGGGAAGTCAGTGTGGCTGCTGTGGGGAATCGTCTTCAACAACTCGGTCCCCATTGAGAATCCAAAGGGCACCACCAGTAAGATCATGGTCCTGGTCTGGGCTTTCTTCGCTGTCATCTTCCTGGCTTCCTACACAGCCAACCTGGCAGCCTTCATGATCCAGGAGCAATACATCGACACGGTCTCTGGACTGAGTGACAAAAAG TTTCAAAAGCCACAGGAGCAGTACCCTCCGTTCCGCTTTGGTACGGTCCCAAATGGCAGCACAGAGCGCAACATAAGGAGTAACTACCCCGAAATGCACTCCCACATGGTCAAATACAACCAGAAGGGAGTAGAGGATGCCCTCAACAGCCTCAAAACAGG GAAACTGGATGCCTTTATCTATGATGCTGCTGTGCTGAATTACATGGCTGGCAAAGATGAGGGCTGCAAGCTGGTGACCATTGGCAGTGGGAAAGTGTTTGCTACCACTGGTTATGGCATTGCCCTGCAGAAGGATTCACGCTGGAAACGACCCATCGACCTGGCCCTGCTCCAGTTCCTGGCTGATG GCGACACACAGAAGCTGCAGACCGTCTGGCTCACGGGCATCTGCCGTAATGAGAAGAAAGAGGTGATGAGCAGTAAGCTGGACATTGACAACATGGCGGGAGTCTTCTACATGCTGCTCGTGGCCATGGGCCTGAGCCTGCTGGTTTTCGCTTGGGAACATCTGCTGTACTGGAAACTACGACATTCAGTCCGCAAATCAGAGCGCCTGGACTTCCTGCTAGCTATCAGTAGA GGCATCTACAGCTGCTTCAATGGAGTAGAGCACACTGACCACAATGGGAGCATGCAGAGTCCAGACATCACTACCAACTATACGCAAGCCAATATGCTAAAGATGCTGCAGACAGCCAAGGACATGGTGTCCTCCGCCAGAGTGGAGAACTCTCTAGACAATGCCACCAAAACAATAGAGAGCTGGAGCCGGCGGGGGGGCGACAATGTGCGGGCTGGCCTGCCACCCAGAGTGACAACCACAGACATGACCCATGGCCGTCTGCCCTATATCTCCAGCATCACAGACAACCACTCACCATACCCTCAGAGGGCCCTCACACCCACTTTCCCAGTTCATTATGGGGACACCTCCACCCAGCCCCTCCTGGATAAGCCTCGGGTGGTGACCCGACCCACCCCGCTCCGCTACACGCTGCCGAACCGCGGCAATCAGCACGTCTTAGAGAGGACTCTGCCGATCTCCAGCCTCAGCAGCCCTCACATCGCCATGCGGGACCCTGCACCCTCTGGTACTTCTAACCCCCACCACAGCAGCAGGCTGTATGTGGAGAACCCGGCCCGGCACCCCACGTCCCCCTTTGCTCCTTACAGGGAGTTCCAGGTGCCCGATATCTATGTGGAGCACAAAGGACCACTGAGGAGGAAGTTTAGCTACCCCCCCGACTGTGTGAGCCGTAGGAGGAGGTCCCATAGTTACGTTTTTGATGCTGCAGACCCCAGAGTGAGAGGTGACTATGATCAACCTCGATCCTGCCTTGCTGAGTTGAGGGCCAATCATCTCCTGAACAACCACGCccctgttgctgctgccatGGCCTGCACTTCAGGACACTACCCAGGCAGCAGCACCAGCTGCAACTCCTGTATGAAGTCCTACCTGGAGCCTGAAATGGATGACATACCACTCCTGGGGAAGGACAAACTCAACCGCCGCGCCTCATTCCTCAAAGCCACATGGGGCAACGATAGGATCCATCAGGTAGATGAAACAAAGCCCTCCACATCCACATCTCCCTCCACCCGCGTAGACATGCCTGACCTGTTTCCACGGGTGGTAGTGGCCAACCCAAAGCCCCACAAGCTATACGGCAGTCTGGGGCACAACCTGTCCTGCTACCCCTTGGCTGCTGAGCCTGCCTACTTGGACCCAGCCCACATGGGCTCCTACCCCTACAAGCAAAAGCTCAAGTACTCAGAGTCCACCCGGCTGCCCTCCTACAGGGAAGCCATCCTGCAGAATGCCGCTGCCCTGCGCCGCTCCTCCTCCACAGTGGTGCACAGACACTACTCCACCTACCTGAACTCATACACAGACTTACCAGTGTATGTGGGGCCAATGGCCCAGGGACCGTCCCAGTTCTACGACGGTTCCAAGGACATGTGCCACTTGTTTCCCTGTACGAGCCACTGCCCAGATAACGCAGCAATGCTGCCCCGTATGAGTGACAGGCAGGTGGTTTACCACAACAATATGTTTGGGCCCTACGATGGCAGCGGAAAGAGGGAAGACCCAGGCCCTGGGAACAGAGAGCGGAGGCAGGTGTTGGTGGCGCGCAGAGTCAACAGTCCCTATGTGCCAAAGCCCTGGGGCAGAGTATCCAGCCTGGAGTCTGAGGTCTGA